CCTGACCGGACTCCCAGGCCCGGTAGGCCTCCTCGCTCTCCCAGCGGGTGTAGACCAGGTACTGGTCGGTGCCCTCCAGGGGGCGCAGCAGCTCGAACCACTCGAACCCATCGGTGCTCTGCACCGCTCCGGCCCGTCCGCGGAACCGCTCCTCGAAGCGCTCCCTGGCGTGCTCGGGCACGCTGATCGCGTTGATCTTCACGACGCTCATGGACGCCCCCTTCCCGCCGGGGACACCGGTCAACCCACGGTCCTGCGGGCGGCCCCGGCCCGGGCGAGGATGGCCCGATGACCGCCGCCCCCCGTCCCGGTGTGCTCTTCGACGTCGACGGCACCCTGCTGGACACCAACTACCTGCAGACGCTCGCCTGGTGGCGGGCCTTCCGCGACACCGGTCACCCCGAGGTGTCGATGGCCGCCTGCCACCGCGCGATCGGCATCGCCAGCGCCGGCCTGGTCGAGCACCTGCTGGGCGACGACGTCCCCGACGGGGAGGCGATCACCGGCGCCAAGGACGAGCGGTACGAGCCGCTGCGCGAGCTCGTGGTCGCCTTCCCCGGTGTCGAGGACCTGCTGGCGGCCTGCCGGGAGCGCGACCTGGCGGTGGTGCTCGCCACCAGCGGCGAGGAGTCCGACCTGGAGTGGATGGTGCCGGCCATCGGCGGCGAGGACGTCGTCGACGGCGCCACCACCTCCGGCGACGTGGCGACGGCCAAGCCCGCGCCGGACCTGCTGCAGACGGCCGCCGACAGCCACGGGCTGGACCGCGGTCGCACCGTCGCGGTCGGCGACACCGTGTGGGACGTCCGGGCCGCGCGGGACGCCGGGATGCCGTGCATCGCCCTCACCTGCGGCGGGATCTCGCGGGCGGAGCTGGAGGAGGCCGGCGCCGACGAGGTCTACGACGACCCGGCCGACCTGCTGGCCCACCTCGACGACTCCCTCATCGGCCGGGTCGCCCGCGGATGAAGGACCCCTGCCCTCCGCCGCTCGCGAGCTCGCGTCGGGACCCGGCACGGGGGCCGTTCCCGATCGTCAGCCGGGCGGGAAGCCGACGGTGACGCGGGCGGTGGTGCCGGCGTCCTCGACCAGCGCCACCAGCCGGCCCCCGCCGTCGACGGCGGCGTGCGGGCCGGGGGCGCCGGTGGCCGGGATGCGCTGCCCGTACCCCAGGGCGCGGGCCTCCTCCGCGGTGAGCGTGCGGACGGGGAACACGGCGCGGGCGGCGGCGGTCAGGCCGAGCACCCCCGCCGTCCCCCCCTCGGCCAGCGCCCGGCCCGCCTCCTCCACCGGCGCGGCGTCGGCCACCGCGAAGGGTCCCGACGCGGTGCGCCGCAGGGCGGTGAGGTGCCCACCGACGCCGAGCGCGGCTCCGGCGTCGCGGGCGATGGCGCGCACGTAGGTGCCGGCGCTGCAGGTGACGGTCACGTCGACGTCGACCAGGTCCGGGGTGGGGCGGGTGACGCGGTGGACGTCGAGTCGGTGCACGGTGACCGCCCGGGGTTCCAGCACGACCTCCTCGCCGGCCCGCACCCGGTCGTAGGAGCGCCGGCCGGCGACCTTGACCGCGCTGACCGAGGAGGGCACCTGCCGCAGCGGGCCGGTCTGCGCGGCCAGCGCGGCGGTGACGGCGGCCTCGTCCAGGGCGGCGGCGGAGGTGGTGGCGAGGACCTCGCCCTCCCGGTCGTCGGTGACGGTGGCCTGCCCGAGCCGGATGGTGGCCTCGTAGGTCTTGTCGTGCCCGCCGACGTACCCGAGCAGCCGGGTCGCGGCGCCCACGCCGAGGACCAGCAGGCCGGTGGCCATGGGGTCCAGCGTGCCGGCGTGGCCGACCCGGCGCACCGACAGCACCCGCCGGGCCTGGGCGACGACGTCGTGGGAGGTCATCCCGCCGGGCTTGTCGACCAGCAGGAGGCCCGGGGGGACGTCGGCGTCGGGACGGCGGCTCACGCCGTCACGGTGTCAGGTGCGCTCAGCCACCGGTCCCCCGCCACCCGGAGGAGGACGGCGACCAGCCGCAGGGCGACGAAGAGGGTCAGGCCGGTCCACACCCCGGCCAGTCCCCACCCGAGCGGGACGGCGAGCAGGGACAGCGGCAGGAAGCCGACGAGGGCCGCGGCGACGGTCACCGTGCGCAGGTAGCCGACGTCGCCGGCACCCATCAGCACGCCGTCCAGGGCGAAGACCACGCCGGCCAGCGGCTGCAGCCCGGCCAGGAACCACCAGGCGACGGCGGCCTGCGCGAGCACGGCGGGGTCGTCGGTGAACAGCGGCAGGACCACGGGGCGCAGCGCCAGCAGCAGCACGGCCACGAGCGCGCCGGTGCCCAGCCCCCAGCGGGTGACCCGGCGGGCGGTGTCGCGGGCGGCGTCCGGCCGGCCGGCGCCGAGGGCCTGGCCGACGAGGGTCTGCGCGGCGATGGCGTAGGCGTCGAGCACCAGGGCGAGGAAGAAGAAGAACTGGACGGCGATCTGGTGGGCGCCGAGCTCGGCGGTGCCGGCACGGGCGACCACCCCGGTGGCGACGAGGAAGGACAGTTGCAGCACCGCGGCGCGCAGCAGCAGGTCGCGGCCGATGACCAGCTGGGCGCGCAGGGCGGCCGGCCGGGGCCGCCGGGGGACGCCCTCGCGCAGCAGCGCCCGGACGAACAACCCGGCGGTCAGCGCCTGACCGGCCACGTTGGCCACCGCCGACCCGACCAGGCCCAGGCCCGCCGGGTGCACCAGCAGCGGGCAGAGGACCAGGCTCGCCAGGCTGCCGGCCAGCACGTAGCGCACCGGGCGGCGCAGCTCCTGCACGCCGCGCAGCCACCCGTTGCCGGCCAGGGAGACCAGCAGCAGCGGCGCCCCGAGGGAGGCCACCCGCAGCCAGTCCTCCCCCGCGGCAGCGACCGGGCCCGCCCCGCCGGCCAGCAGCCGGGTGAGCGGGCCGGCCAGCAGCTGGAACAGCACCAGCACCGCCAGGCCGAGGGCCAGTGCCAGCCAGGTGGCCTGCACGCCCTCGGCGACGGCGCCGGCCCGGTCGCCGGCACCGGCGCGGCGGGCGGCGCGGGCCGTGGTGCCGTAGGCGAGGAAGTTCAGCAGCGCCGCCGCCCAGGCCAGCAGGCCGCCGCCGACGGCGAGCCCGCCCAGGGCCACCGTGCCGAGGTTCCCGACGACGGCGGTGTCGACCAGCAGGTACAGCGGCTCGGCGGCCAGCACGACCAGCGCGGGGGCGGCCAGCGCGAGCACCGACGGCGTCCTCGGGGCGACATGGGCAGTCTCGTGCGCTCCCACCGTCGGATCCGTGCGAGATCGCCGATCTCGCCGGGAGCCGGAGGGGTGGGGCATCAGCCGGAGAGCTGGGCGCGGACGGTCTCGACGGTCTCGTGGAGGTCCAGGTGGGAGGTGAACCCGGCGGCCGCGCGGTGGCCCCCGCCGCCGAGCGCCGTCGCCACGCGGGCGACGTCGGTGGCACCGCGGGAGCGCAGCGACACCACCCAGCTGCCGTCGTCCTGCCCCTTGAGCACGCAGGCGACGTCGGCCTCCCGGGTGGACCGGACGACGTCGACCAGTGCCTCCAGCTGCTCGCCGGGCAGGCCGTGCTCGGTGGCCTCGGCGGTGCTCGACCAGGTCCAGACCAGCCCGGCGCCGACGTCGGCCTCGAGCACGGCCCGACCGGCCGCGACCGACAGCAGCCCCAGCCAGCCGAACGGCGCGGTGTCGAACAACCGCTGGCCGATCGCGGCGTGGTCGATGCCGGTGGCCAGCAGCCGGGCGGCGAGCAGGTGGGTGTCGGGGCGGGTGCTGCCGAACCGGAAGGACCCGGTGTCGGCGGTCAACCCGGCGTACAGGCAGGTGGCCAGCCGCTGGTCGAGGGCGACCCCGAGGGCGTCCAGCAGGTCCGCGACCAGGACGGCCGTGGCCGGTGCGGTGGGGTCGACGACGCGGACGTCGCCGAAGCCGGGGTTGCTGGCGTGGTGGTCGACGACCACGGAGGTCCCCGCGCCGTCCAGCAGCGCGGCCAGCTCCCCCAGCCGGCCCGGTGAGGCGGCGTCCAGGCTCACGAACACCTCGGGCGCGGCCGGCACGGCCGCCGACGGGACCAGGTCCTCGGCCCCGGGCAGCCAGGCCAGCGACGCCGGCAGGGTGAACGGGTCCGGGATGGTGGCGAGCACCCGCGCACCGCGGCGGCGCAGGCCCTCGGCGAGGGCCAGCGTGCTGCCGAGCGCGTCGGCGTCGGGCTGCACGTGCCCGGAGAGGACGACGGTGGCCCCGGCCGTGGCGGCGGCGTCCAGCACGGCCGCGGCCCGGCCGCCCGGGAGGGTGCCGCCCGGGAGGGGGACCGTCACGCGTCCGGGCCGGGATCGGTGATCGGGGGGGCGTCCTCGTCCTCGGTCACCCGGCCGCCGCCGACCGCGTAGCCCTGCCCGTCGTCGGGCTCGTCGGCGGCGACGCTGGCGGTCTCGCCGATCTGGCCGCGCCGGCCGCCCCGGGTGGGGTCACCGGCGTCGGGTTCGGGCTGGCCCCCCAGCTCCGAGCGGCCGTGGCCCTCGTCGGACAGGTACGGGTCGGGGTCGTTCTCGCTCATCGCGCGCTCCTGCTGGCGGTGGGGGCGTCGGCGCCGTCGTCGGCGGGAGCGTGGTCCGCCGGGTCGTCGGCGTCCGCGTCGTCGTCCTCGGCCGGGCGGCGGTAGGGGTCGGCGTCGCCGGCGTACTCCGCGCCCGCCCGGATGCGGGCGAGCTCGGCGTCGGCGTGCCGGGCCCGCTCCAGGGCCTCGTCGAGCTCCCGGGCGGTGTCGGGCACGTGGTCGGCGACGAAGGTCAGCGTGGGCACGAACTTGATGCCGGTCTGCCGGCCCACCGTGGAGCGCAGCACCCCGGTGGCCGAGGTCAGCGCCTTGGCGGAGTCCTCGACCTGGGTGGCGTCGCCGTAGACGGTGTAGAAGACCGTCGCCTCCCGCAGGTCACTGGTGACCCGGGTGTCGGTGACGGTCACCATGCCCAGCCGCGGGTCCTTGACCTGGGTCTCGATCGCGGCGGAGACGATCTGACGGATGCGCACCGCCAACTTGCGGGCACGAGCCGGGTCGGCCATCGGTGGACCCCCTCCTCCCCGCCCCTCGCACGTTCGGGGCGGGACCCGGGAGGGGGCCACCCCCGCACGGCTCGGGGAAGGGGTCGTCATCGGTCGGAATCAGAGAACAGCTGGCGGTGCGTCGAGAGCAGCGTCACCTCCGGCCGCTCGGCCAGCAACCGCTCGCAGGCGTCCAGGACGTCGGTCACCTGGGCGGCGTCCCCGGCCACCGTCGCCACCCCGACCTGCACGCGGCGGTGCAGGTCCTGGTCACCGACCTCGGCGGCGGCGACGGTGTAGCGGCGCCGCAGCTCGGCGACGATCGGCCGGACGACGGCGCGCTTGCCCTTGAGCGAGTGCACGTCGCCCAGCAGCAGGTCAGCGGTCAGCGACCCGGTGAACACGGTAGAAGGACCCTCCTGCCCCCCAGCGCTCGCAGGCTCGCGCCGGGCCCCTGCAGGAGGGCCGGAGGCCCTCCTGCAGGGATCTGACGTCGCTCTGCGCTACGCGCGCGGCTTCTCGCGCATCTCGAAGGTCTCGATGACGTCCTCGGTCTTGATGTCGTTGAACGACCCCAGGCCGATGCCGCACTCGTAGCCCTCGCGGACCTCGGTCACGTCGTCCTTGAAGCGGCGCAGCGACTCGACGGTGAGGTTGTCGGCGACGACCACCCCGTCGCGCACCAGCCGGGCCTTGGAGTTCCGGGTGATCGTCCCGCTGCGGACGATGGAGCCCGCGACGTTGCCGATGCGCGGCACGCGGAAGACCTCGCGGACCTCCGCCGAGCCGAGCGCGATCTCCTCGTACTCCGGCTTGAGCATGCCCTTGAGGGCCGCCTCGATCTCCTCGATCGCCTGGTAGATGACCGAGTAGTACCGGACGTCGACGCCCTCGCGGTTGGCCAGCTCGGTGGCCTGGCCCTCGGCCCGGACGTTGAAGCCCAGGACGATGACGTCGTCGGCCAGCGCCAGGTCGATGTCGCTCTTGGTGATGCCGCCGACGCCGCGGTGGATGACCCGCAGCGAGATGTCGTCGCTCACCTCGATCTTCATCAGGGCCTCCTCGAGCGCCTCCACGGTGCCCGAGTTGTCGCCCTTGATGATCAGGTTGAGCTGGCGGTTCTCCTTGAGGGCGGCGTCGAGGTCCTCGAGGCTGATCCGCTTGCGCATGGAGGCGTTCTGCGCGTTGCGGATGCGGGCCTGGCGGCGGTCGGCGATCTGCCGGGCCACCCGGTCCTCCTCGACGACCAGGAAGGTGTCGCCGGCCCGGGGCACCGAGGTGAGACCCACGACCTGCACGGGGCGGGCCGGCAGGGCCTCCTTGAGCTTGTTGCCGTGCTCGTCGAGCAGTGAGCGGACGCGACCGTAGGCGTCGCCGGCCACGATCGAGTCGCCCTGGCGCAGCGTGCCGCGCTGGACGAGCACCGTGGCGACCGGGCCGCGGCCCTTGTCCAGCTTGCCCTCGATGACCACGCCCTGCGGGTCCTGCTCGGTGTTGGCGCGCAGGTCCAGCGAGGCGTCCGCGGTCAGCAGGATCGCCGTCTCCAGCTCGTCGAGGCCCTGGCGGGCGGTCGCGGAGACGTCGACGAACATCGTGTCGCCGCCGTACTCCTCCGCCACCAGCCCGTACTCGGTGAGCTGCTGGCGGATCTTGGCGGGGTTGGCCCCCTCCTTGTCGATCTTGTTGACCGCGACCACGATCGGCACCTCGGCGGCCTGGGCGTGGTTGAGCGCCTCGACCGTCTGGGGCATGACGCCGTCGTCGGCCGCGACGACCAGCACGACGATGTCGGTGACCTTCGCGCCACGGGCACGCATCGCGGTGAACGACTCGTGACCCGGGGTGTCGATGAAGGTGATCGGACGATCGTCGTCCTCCAGCCGGGTGACGATCTGGTAGGCGCCGATGTGCTGGGTGATGCCGCCGGCCTCGCGCGCCACCACGTTGGTGTTGCGGAGGGCGTCCAGCAGCTTGGTCTTGCCGTGGTCGACGTGACCCATGACGGTCACCACCGGCGGGCGGGCCGCCCAGTCCTCCTCGTCGCCCTCGTCACCGAAGGTGAGGTCGAAGGTCTCCAGCAGCTCCCGGTCCTCGTCCTCGGGGCTGACCACCTGGATGTCCCAGTCGATCTCGGCGCCGAGCAGCTGCAGCGTCTCGTCGTTGACCGACTGCGTCGCGGTGACCATCTCGCCCAGGTGGAACAGGGCGGTGACCAGCGCGGCCGGCTGGGCGCCGATCTTCTCGGCGAGGTCGGTCAGCGACGCACCGCGCGGCAGCCGGACGGTCTGCCCGTTGCCCCGCGGCAGGCTGACGCCGCCCATGCTGGGCGCCGCCATGGAGTCGAACTCCTGACGCCGCTGCTTCTTGCTCTTGCGACCGCGGACCGGACCGCGCCCGCCGGGACGGCCGAAGGCACCCGCGGTGCCCGCACCGGAGCCACCGCGACCCCGGCCGCGGCCACCGCCGCCACCGCTGCGGAAGCCACCACCGGCCGGCGCGCCGGCACCGGCACCGCCACCGCCGCCACCGGGGCGGAAGCCACCGCCACCGCCGCCGGGGCCACCGCCGGGGCGGCCGCGGCCTGCGCCGCCGGGTCCGCCACCGGGGCGGCCGGGACCGGCCGGGCGCGGCGGCATCATGCCGGGCGAGGGGCGCTGCGGCATCATGCCCGGGTTCGGGCGCGGGCCGCCGGGACCGGCCGCCGGGCGGGGACCGCCGGCACCGGGACCCGGGCGCGGACCGCCGGGACCGGCCGCCGGGCGCGGGCCACCGGCACCGGCGCCCGGGCGCGGACCGCCAGGACCGGCCGGGCCCGGACGGGGACCGGCGGCCGGACCCGGCCGCGGGCCGGCCGGGCCGGGACGCGCCACGCCGCCGGCCGGAGCCGGGCGGGGGGCGCTGCTGAAGGGGTTGTTCCCCGGGCGCGGTGCCGGGCGGGGACCCGGCCGCGGGCCGGCGCCGGGCGTGGCCGGGCGCGGACCCGGGGTGCCGGTGCCGCCGGCGCCGGGGCGGGGGGCACCGGTCGGGCGGGGTGCAGCGGGCGCCGCGGGCGGCTGCTGCGCCGGCGCAGCGGCCGCGGGCGCCTGGGGCGCCGGGGCGGTCGGCCGCGGTCCGGGGACCGCCGCACCGGGCCGGGGCGCACCCGGGCGCGGACCGGGCGTCACGCCACCCGGGCCGGCCGGCGACTGCGGCGCGGGGGCCGGCGTGGGGGCGACCGGAGCGGCCGGCGCGGCGGGGGCCGCGGCGGCCGGCGCCTGCGGGGTGGGTGCGCTCGGACGCGGGCCGGGCCGGGGTGCGGCCACCTGCCCGGCGCCGTTGCCACCGCTGCCGCCGTTGCCGGTGCTGCTGCCGAGGGCCTCCCGGAGCCGGCGGGCCACGGGGGCCTCGACGGTCGAGGAGGCGGACTTCACGAACTCACCCTGCTCCTTGAGCGTGGCGAGCACGGTCTTGCTGTCGACGCCGAACTCCTTGGCGAGTTCGTGGACGCGGGCTTTGCCTGGCACGGGTCTCCTCTTGTGAGGCCGGCGGCTTGCCCGCGCGACCTCGTCGTCAGTTCTGCATGGTCTGGCGTGTCATCTGTTCGGTCCCAGCGGGGACTTCACGGCTGGCTCATCCGACGACGTCCTGCTCTCGACGTGCGGACCCACCCGGTGCGGGTCCGTCTGTGCTGGTGCGGTTGTCGTTCGTGTGCGGTCGCCCGCCCGGGTCTCCCCCCGCCGGCGCCGCGGACGGCGCGCGCAGGAGGTGGTCCCGGAGCGGACCGGCCTCCACCGGCGCACCGCCGCCTCCGGGGAGGCGCAGTGCACGGGGGAAGGCCCGGCGTCGCTCCGCTGCGTGCAGGCACTCCGGGGTGGGGTGCAGCGAGGCCCCCCGACCGGGGAGCCTCCGTCGCGGGTCGGGGACCAGTGCCCCGTCCCGCGCGACCACGCGCAGCAGGTCGGTGACCGGAGCGCGTTCCCGACAGCCCACACAGGTGCGCACCGGGATCGACGTTTCGGCCACCATGGACTCTAGCGCGCCGAGGGGCCCCGGTGTTCCGCGCTCCGGCTGCCGGCCACCCGGCCGGGGCGACCGCGCTCGCCCGGGGCCCCCGGACGCCCGCCGGGGCCGCCCCCGCGCGCGGCCGGCGCACCGGAGCGCAGCGGCGCGCGCCCCACCCCGGGCGAGGGGGTGGCGTCGTCGGGCTGGGCGTCGCTGCGGATGTCGATCCGGCAGCCGGTCAGCCGGGCGGCCAGGCGGGCGTTCTGGCCCTCCTTGCCGATGGCCAGCGACAGCTGGAAGTCCGGGACGACGACCCGCACCGCCCGGGCCTGGGGGTCCACCACCCGCGCGCTGCTCACCCGCGCGGGGCTCAGCGCCGAGGCGACGAAGGTCGCCGGGTCCTCGGCCCAGTCGACGATGTCGATCTTCTCGCCGTGCAGCTCGCTCATGACGTTGCGCACCCGCTGCCCCATCGGGCCGATGCACGCGCCCTTGGCGTTGAGCCCGGGCACCGCGGTGCGGACGGCGATCTTCGAGCGGTGCCCGGCCTCGCGGGCGACCGCGACGATCTCCACGCTGCCGTCGGCGATCTCGGGGACCTCGAGGGCGAACAGCTTGCGCACCAGGTTGGGGTGGGTGCGGGACACGGTGACCTGCGGGCCGCGCAGCGCCCGGGCGACCGACACCACGTAGGCCTTGAGCCGGCTGCCGTGCGGGTAGCTCTCCCCGGGCACCTGCTCGACGGCGGGGAGCACCGCCTCCACCTTGCCGATGTCGACGAGCACCGTGCCGCTGGCGTTGCGCCGCTGGTCGGCCTGCACGATGCCGCTGACGATGTCGCCCTCCTTGCCCGCGTACTCACCGAAGGTCTGCTCGTGTTCGGCGTCGCGCAGCCGCTGGACGATGACCTGCTTGGCGGTGCTGGCCGCGATGCGGCCGAAGTCCGACGGGGTGTCGTCCCACTCCCGCAGCACCTCGCCGTCGGGCCCGAGCTCCTGGGCGAGCACGGCGACCTCGCCGGTCTTGCGGTCGACGTGCACCCGCACGTGCCGGCTGGCGCCGTCGGCGTGCCGGTAGGCGGTCACCAGCGCCGTCTCGAGGGCCTCGATGACCGTGTCGGCCGGGATGCCCTTCTCGCGCTCGACCGCCTTGAGGGCGGTCACGTCGATGTTCACTGTCCTCCTCCGTCGTCGTCCGCGGGGTCCGCGCCGGCCCCGTCGGGACTCCCGCCGGCGTCCCCGTCGGGGTCGTGCCGGCCGAACTCCACCTGCACGCGGCCGCTGCCCAGCTGCGGCCACGGCACCTGGCGCCGGGTGGGCGGCCGCCGGCGGGCCCCCGGCCTGCCCGGGGCCTCGACGGCGAGGGTGACCCCGTCGCCGTCCACCTCGAGGACCCGCCCGGTCACCTGCTCGGCGGAGCCGGCGGGGCCCACGGCGACGGCGACCAGGCGCCCGGTGTTGCGCCGCCAGTGCCGGGGTTCGGTGAGCGGGCGGTCCACCCCCGGGCTGGTGACCTCCAGGACGTAGGGGGCGCTGCCGAACTCGCCGTCGAGGTCGTCGAGGGCGGCGGACACCGCGCGGCTGACCTCGGCGACGTCGTCCAGGGTCACGCCGGTGTCGCGGTCGACCACGACGCGCACGATGCTGCGCCGGCCGGCCGGGGTGACGACCAGCTCCTCGAGGTCGTACCCGGCGGCCTCGACGAGCGGGGCGACCAGCCCGGCCATCCGGGTGGCGACGGGGTCGGTGCGGGGGGCGGCGGCCACGGCTCCCTCACTCTCCTGGCTCGGTGGGTGGCACGCACGCGGCACGGCGGTGCCCCGTGTCGGGCCGGCCACGCGGGCGGCGGACACGCCACCGGCCCGGGCCCGGGCAGAGGGTCAGGCTACCGCTCCCCGGCCCGGCCCGAGACCGGGCGGTTCGCCGGGACCCGCCCGCCGTGTGCTGCCGGCCCGCCGGCGGGGCGGCTGCGAGGATGGACCCGATGGCCCCCTCCCCCGCACCCGTCCCGGTGGGTGCCTCCCGGCGCGCGTTCCTCGCGGCCTCGGCCGGGGTGGCACTGCTGGCCGCCGGCTGCACCGCCGGTGGCCCGGCGGCTCCCGCGGTGGGCACGGAGGAGGCCGACCGGCTGGCCGACCAGGTGGCCGTGCAGGAGGCGGTGGTCGCCGCCTACGCCGCGGCGCGGACCGCCGACCCGGCGCTCGCGCTGAGCGACCTGGCCGCGCAGGCGGGCGAGCAGCTGGACCGGCTGCGCGCCGCCGCACCGCCCGCCCCGCCCTCACCGGCCGGCCCGTCGTCGCCGGGGTCGCCCGCGGCCGGGTCCGCGGCCGGGTCCGCGGCCGCGCCACCGGCGGCACCGGCCGGGGGCGACGTGCGCGGCTGGCTGCGCGACCGGCTGGCCACGGCGGCCGCCTCGCACGCGCAGGCCTGCACCGGCCAGTCCGGCGCCCGGGCGGCGCTGCTCGGGTCGGTCGCCGCGGGGCTGCGCGGACACGAGGCGGCCCTGGCGTGAGGGAGGAGCGGGCACGTGGCTGACGACGGTCCCCCGGACGAGGCCACCGAGACCACGGCCCTGCGCGAGGTGCTGGCCGCCGAGCACGCCGCCGTGTGGGGCTACGGGACGGTGGGCGCCGCGCTGCCGGAGGACGGGCGGGGACCGGCCGTGGCCGCCGACACCGCCCACCGGGACGTCCGCGACCGGGTCGTGGCCCTGCTGGCCGCCCGCGGCGCGGAGCCCGTGCCGCGGGCGGCGGGCTACGCCCTGCCCTTCCCGGTGCTGTCGGCCGTGGACGCCGCGACGCTGGCCGTCGTGCTCGAGGAGGGTGTGTCGGCCGCCTGGGTGCGGCTGCTCGACCGGTCCGTGCAGGCGACGGTGCGCGGGCTGGCCGTCGCGGAGCTGGGCGCCGCGGAGGCGCGCGCCGTCGGGTGGCGCGCCGCCGCCGGCCGGACGCCGCTCACCGACGCCCTGCCGGGCCTGCCGCCGGCCTGACCGGGCTACGCCTGCGGCAGCGCGCCGAGGAAGACGTCGGTCACGTCGACGGCCACGCTGCTGGACTGGCCGCTCTCGACCAGCACGGCGAAGGCCAGGTCGCCCTGCGGCCCGTCCAGCTGGTACCCGGTGAACCAGCCGTGGGCGTCCGGCGGGGTGTTGCTGCCGTACTCGGCGGTGCCGGTCTTGCCGTACACCTCGCCGCGGTCGGCCAGCGCGTCCGCCGTCCCGGACACCACGACCGCGCGCATCATCGGCCGCAGCGCCTCCAGGACGGCGGGGTCCGGCCCGGCCGGCGTCGGGCCCGCCGGCTCGGCGCCGAACACCTCCACCGGCACGGCGGGGGTGCCGCTGGCCACCCCGGCCGACACCAGGGCCAGCTGCACGGGGCTCATGAGCACCTCGCCCTGCCCGATCGCGTTCGCCGCCTTCGTCGTCCCGGTGCTGTCGGCCGGCACCTCGCCGCTGTACACGTCGACCGGCAGCTGCCAGTCGGTGCCCACGCCGTAGGACGCCGCGGCGGCGGCCAGCGCGTCGTCGGGCAGCGCCAGCCCCTGCTCCATGAAGGTCGTGTTGCACGACTGCGCGAAGGCCTCGGTGAACGGCACGGTGCCCAGGTCGAAGCGGTCGGCGTTCTGGAACTCACGGCCCTCGACGACGAAGGTGCCCGGGCAGGCCACCGGCGTCTGCGCGGTGAGCGTCCCGGTGCCCAGCAGGGCGGTGGCGCTGACCACCTTCATGGCCGAGCCGGGCGGGTACTGCCCGGTGAAGGCGTTGCC
This window of the Geodermatophilus sp. DSM 44513 genome carries:
- the nusA gene encoding transcription termination factor NusA — encoded protein: MNIDVTALKAVEREKGIPADTVIEALETALVTAYRHADGASRHVRVHVDRKTGEVAVLAQELGPDGEVLREWDDTPSDFGRIAASTAKQVIVQRLRDAEHEQTFGEYAGKEGDIVSGIVQADQRRNASGTVLVDIGKVEAVLPAVEQVPGESYPHGSRLKAYVVSVARALRGPQVTVSRTHPNLVRKLFALEVPEIADGSVEIVAVAREAGHRSKIAVRTAVPGLNAKGACIGPMGQRVRNVMSELHGEKIDIVDWAEDPATFVASALSPARVSSARVVDPQARAVRVVVPDFQLSLAIGKEGQNARLAARLTGCRIDIRSDAQPDDATPSPGVGRAPLRSGAPAARGGGPGGRPGAPGERGRPGRVAGSRSAEHRGPSAR
- the rimP gene encoding ribosome maturation factor RimP; its protein translation is MAAAPRTDPVATRMAGLVAPLVEAAGYDLEELVVTPAGRRSIVRVVVDRDTGVTLDDVAEVSRAVSAALDDLDGEFGSAPYVLEVTSPGVDRPLTEPRHWRRNTGRLVAVAVGPAGSAEQVTGRVLEVDGDGVTLAVEAPGRPGARRRPPTRRQVPWPQLGSGRVQVEFGRHDPDGDAGGSPDGAGADPADDDGGGQ
- a CDS encoding ferritin-like domain-containing protein gives rise to the protein MADDGPPDEATETTALREVLAAEHAAVWGYGTVGAALPEDGRGPAVAADTAHRDVRDRVVALLAARGAEPVPRAAGYALPFPVLSAVDAATLAVVLEEGVSAAWVRLLDRSVQATVRGLAVAELGAAEARAVGWRAAAGRTPLTDALPGLPPA